ATGATAAAAAAGACAGTGGTACTATTGAAATCGTAGCACCGTTGTCTGGTGAGATCGTCAACATCGAAGATGTTCCTGATGTTGTGTTTGCAGAGAAAATCGTTGGTGATGGTATTGCCATCAAGCCTTCAGGCAATAAAATGGTTGCTCCTGTTGACGGCACCATCGGTAAAATTTTCGAGACTAACCATGCTTTTTCTATCGAATCAGACAGCGGCATTGAGCTGTTCGTCCACTTCGGTATTGATACTGTTGAACTGAAAGGCGAAGGCTTCAAACGTATCGCAGAAGAAGGCCAACGCGTCAAGAAAGGTGATGTGGTTATTGAGTTCAATCTGGCCCTGTTGGAAGAGAAAGCCAAGTCTACTTTGACACCGGTTGTTATCTCTAACATGGATGAGATCAAAGAACTGATTAAACTATCTGGTAGTGTCACCGTGGGTG
The sequence above is drawn from the Yersinia enterocolitica subsp. enterocolitica genome and encodes:
- the crr gene encoding PTS glucose transporter subunit IIA produces the protein MGLFDKLKSLVSDDKKDSGTIEIVAPLSGEIVNIEDVPDVVFAEKIVGDGIAIKPSGNKMVAPVDGTIGKIFETNHAFSIESDSGIELFVHFGIDTVELKGEGFKRIAEEGQRVKKGDVVIEFNLALLEEKAKSTLTPVVISNMDEIKELIKLSGSVTVGETPIIRIKK